The genomic interval GTCTTCACAGCCCAGAGTTTGATCTCCGGATGATAGCTGTCGCAACTGGCCAGCACTTTCCCATCAGGACTGAAACTCAAACACCAGACATTGGCAGCATGGCCCTCCAGGGTCTGGGTGAGTTGCCCAGTGGCCAGATTCCAGAGGAAGATCTTCCGCCAGCAAGACCCAGCCAGCCAGCGACCATCCTGACTCACGACCAGGGACCGCACATCCCCCTGGACCTTCAGGGTGCGGGGGCGTTCCCGGGTGCGGAGGTTCCAGAACTTGAGGGTACTATCAATACTGGAGCTGATCAGGGTCTGGTGATCTGGCGTAAACACCAGGCCAGCGATCGTGCCCCTATGAGTACCCTGAGTCAGGGCACTCCCGATCGTCCACACTGGCTTTCCCGTTTGCACATCCCAGATGCGAATGGTGCGATCGTCCCCTCCCGTTGCCACCCACTGGCGATCGGGGCTGAGGGCCAGAGCCCGAATTGGGGCCTCATGTCCATAGAGAAAATACTCCAGTTCCCCAGACTGGCGAATTTCAGCCCGCTGTGGATCACCGGCAGGGCTACGAACCAGGAGTGACCCCCCAGAGCCCAGTACAAAAAATTCTCGCGTGGATTGGCGGGCCACGGTGTAAAGCAGATCGCCAGCCTGCAAATCCCAGATTTTGATGGTTTTGTTGCCAGCGACTGCGATCGTCATCCCATCAGGGCTGAGGGCTGCAGGCATCCCGCCGCCTTTCAACGTTTGTAACCCGGTGAAGAGGGGATAGACGTTGAAGGATTTCAGAGCCTGATGCACGATCGGTTCTGAGCGATCGCGGAGGAGCCGATAGGCCGCTCGCTGCACGACCGGCGACTCATCCTGTAAGGCGAGGATCAGGAGTTCCACCCCCATCTGACCATAGCGGATCGCCTCCTGCACGGCTGCCAGCCGCTGGCCCACATCCGCGATGGCAAAGCGGCGTTGCACCCCTGCGAACCCCCCCAGGACCACACTCCCGATCGCGGCTGTGGTTTCTCCCCCCAGTACCGCATCAAAATTACGGGGAGTTGCAGCACTATCTGGGGAGGGGCGATCGACGTTCATGGGAGTTGGCCAAGGTGTTTCAGCAGCAGAACCAGATTCTTTTACTATGGTATTGCCTGGTGCGATATTGTGACTTGCCCGACGCTGACCCAAGCAGGACAGCGCGGCACAATAGGCTCAGGCAAGACGATTCAGATTGCTATGTTCAACCCTGTTCATGAGGAGAAAGCATGGTGCTACAGCAGCTTGGGAAAAAGGTGACCCACCTGATTGACCTGCAGCGGCGGCGGATTTTGATCGAGCAACGCAGGCGCACCCAACCGGATGTGATCGAGCTGGCAGGGATCAAACTGCCGATCGGCGACCACCTTTCCCAGGGCATGCGGGAAGCCCTGTATGGGGAATATTACGAACAATCAGAAATCTCTATCCTCAAAAATCAGCTTCGGCCTGAGGATATCGTGATGGAGATTGGCACCTGTCTAGGTTTTTTGGCCAGTTATTGTGCCAAAACCATTGGGTCCGATCGAGTGTTCTCCTACGAAGGGAATCCCGCACTGGAAGCTCATATCCGCCACACCTATCACCTGAACCAGGTGAATCCTACCCAGAGCATGTGCTTAATCGGGGAGCATCATGGCGAGGCCACCTTCTACATTGGACCCTCACTCTGGTCTGCTTCGATCATTCAGCGAGATGCTCGCTTTCAACCCACCCAAGTTCCTGTCAAGTCCTTTAATCAAGAATTGGAGCGGATCAATCCCAGTTTCTTAATTGTGGATATTGAAGGAGGGGAGTATGAATTTATGCAATATGCCAGATTTAACTCTGTGACCAAAATCCTGATGGAGCTCCACGAAAGAGTTCTGGGTCAGGAAAAAATTGCAGCCGTTAAATCTCAATTACTCGCTGCGGGCTTTCAGATTGATCCCAGCCAGAGCGATCCAGACATTATTTTTCTGACCCGTTAGTCTCCAGAGCGGCTTGCTGCCTCGCCTCCGCCATGCAAAGCTTAAATGCGATGGGGTTGCGTTGGGTTAGGGGCTAGACTACCCTGGATCGCCAGATTAAGACTCTCCGTCGCACCGGATGTCCAAACGATTTCTCTCGGTGAGGCTCCTATGAGGTCAGCAACTTGTTTGGCCGCTTGTTTGATAGCCGTTTCAGCGCGATCGCCCCACTCATGGTCAGTGCTGCTGGAATTGCCAAATTCCTCGGTCATGAAGTGATAAACGCGATCGGCAACTCGGCGATCGACAGGAGTTGTAGCGTGGTAACCCAGATAGATCACGGGTTTCAGGATGAAGGGAGCTTGTTAACATTTTAATAGGGTGGTTTTAATAGGTGATTTGAGGTGTTTATTGTCTGCTAGAGATGCGTTTCATGACATTGTTAGGACTGCTTTACAACGAGATGGGTGGATCATCACTCATGATCCATATCCACTGCAAGCAGGAAGTTTTGATTTAGCAATTGATCTAGGGGCAGAAAAAGTGATCGCGGCTCAGCAAGGTGATAGGAAAATTGCTGTTGAAATCAAAAGTTTTTTAGGACCTTCTAAAATTACTGAATTTTATGGGGCGATGGGTCAGTTCATTGCCTACCGGGCTGCATTGCAAGTTCAGGAGCAGGATCGAATTCGAGAGCATCCCAGTTTTGCAAGGTTGCCCTCATCCCCCAGCCCCTTCTCCCTCTTTGGGAGAAGGGGAGCCAGATTCAAAGTCCCTCTCCCGTTCTGGGAGAGGGATTTAGGGAGAGGGCTACAAAAGTGGGATGCACTCTCGAATTCTCTATCTTGCGGTGCCAAATGATATCTACAACCGATTTTTCGTGACCCCGTTTATCAAAGAATTGGTTGAACAGACTGAATTAAACTTACTGATTTATGACATTGATCAGGTGGTGATTAAGCGATGGATTCCTTAGAAACTTATCGGCAATTGGTTCAGAAGTTGTTAACTGAACACGCTAATTTGGTTTGGGATACGCGGATTACGGCAGAAACTATTTTCGATCGAGAACAGGATCGCTACCAGCTTGTCTACGTCGGCTGGCGAGGGTCAGAACGGGTTTATGGGACGGTGCTGCATGTTGACCTTGTGGATGGCAAGATTTGGGTGCAGCAGGATGGAACGGAAGTGGGGATTGCCAATAAGTTAGTTGAACATGGCGTGCCAAAATCCGACATTGTTTTAGGTTTTGATCCACCCAAAATGCGCCATTACACAGATTTTGCGGTGGGATAAACATTTTTTCATGGCTGCTGGCGTTGCTATACTCCTCGGTCATGAAGTGATAAACGCGATCGGCAACTCGGCGATCGGCAGGAGTTGTAGCGTGGTAATCCAAGCAGATCACGCTTTTGGAATGGAGAACCGCAAGGTTTCCACAAAAGTCTGGTGATCGGGGGTGGCAATGCCCTGTTGAAGGGTTTGCAGCACTTCAGCTAGATTACCAGCTAGGAGGGCATTCACCGCTAACCATAAACCGAGAAATTGCCGACTTTGCAGGATGCCTGCTGCATCAGGGAATTGGGGTTTGTACTCTCCGTCTTCCAGGTAAAACCAGTCAATCCGTTGGCTGTAGGTACGCCAGACAATGTATTCCTGGATGCCATTCCGGCCATAAACGCGCTGCTTATCATGTAAATCGTAGGAAGCACTGCTGGCAGCAATTTCGACCACCAGTTCCGGCGCACCTTCCAGATAACCGTCATCGCTGATGCGGGAGGTTCCTCCCTGTTCTAATCGCAATACCGCATCGGGTTGAGGTTCGTTGTCGGCATCTAGGCGCACTGTGGGATTGTCGTAACAAGCTACACCGGGGGTTGCTGCGCGGTATACACCCAGCCATGTCATGAAATCGGCGTGAGGTTGGCTGTGAATGACGCAGACGGGAGAACTCACGTAGACGACTCCTTCAATCAGTTCGGCTTTTTTGAGGTGGGGCATGGCAGCGTAACGGCACTCAAATTCGGCACGGGTGAGTCGATCGCCATTTTCCAGGGGGGGTAGCTTCACAAATCGTTCAGGGGTCATAGCCGGGGACGGATAGATGGGATAGATCAGGTTGCCTGTATCTTAACAAGGTAGATTTGGCAGATTGCAGCGGAATTTACCCTACCCCTGTTCAGTGCTGCTAGCATGACCGAGTTCTCTGGTGATGCCGTAGTAGAGGCGATCGGCAACTCGGCGATCGACGGGTGTTGTGGCGTGATAGTCGAGGTAAATCACAAGAGCATCAACTACCGAGGTAAGATGTCATCTAAGCGCAATTCTAGATTGGCCAGTAGGGGAGAGTGAACGAATTGCCCTAAACGATATTGCTCTTGGCGATATTCTTCTGCGTGCAATTGGCAAACGGTAAACGTGGGCTGTTTGGGTTTGCCGATAAAGGCAATGCCGCCTAAGCCGCGATAGTCAGCAATCCAATATTCGGGAATGCCGAGCAGGGCATATTCTTCCACTTTACGGGCATAATCCGTTTCCCAATTGGTGCTGACGACTTCTACAACCAACTTGATAGAACGCCCTAGCGTAATCAAGGGTTCGTATTCCCAACGAGGTTCGCTAGACAACATCGTTTCATCTAGAACAACCACATCAGGGCGGCGAGCAGTGGCACTCTCGGAGAAGGGTCGAATTAGGCAGGTGCGGGGGATAAACCAGGGTAAATGCTGCTGGGCGATCGCGATGCCAATTTGAGTGGCTATTTTACCGCTTACGGCTTCATGAGGCCCAGTCGGTTCCATGTCAATGAGTTCTCCGTCAGCGAGTTCATAGCGGTAATCGTCCCCATATTGGGCGACGAATTGATCAACCGTGAGGAGTTGAGTTGGACTATAGGTCATGGAAAGGCTGGTGATGCGGGGCTGGGAAACCGGACAATGCTTGAGATTGCTTTGTATTTTAGCAGAGTGGTTTCAGTGAAGTGATGCAAGGTCGTTTGGGTGGACTCAGCGATCGCCCCACGCATGGTCAATGCTACTGGCGTTGCCAAATTCCTCCGTCATATCGTGATAGATACAATCGGCAACGGGGCGATCGACGGGTCCCAGGCTTCTGCAGTCCCTGGATTGGGGGACGATCGTCTGTGCCCAGCTCGCCTCCCTTCTGGGGGTCTCAGGGGTAAAGGATGGGAAGCTGAGATCGTGCCTCAGATGGTGGCATCATTGAGTCGTTGAGCGACAACGGGCGGAGGTTGCCACCACTCCTGACTGGGAAGCGGTCAACTCCGGATCTGGACGGGCATGACCAGGTAGGTCATCTTCCCCCCGCCCACAGGGGTCACAATCACCGGGCTGGTCGCCGTGTTCAATTGCATCTGCACCTCAGAGGTCTCGATCGCCTTCAACCCCTCTGCCAGGTACTTCACATTGAAGGCAATATCCACCGTCTCACCGGAAATCTGAGCCGGAATCGTCTCGCGCCCACTCCCCACATCCTGGGCTTCGACGGAAAGGGTGAGTTCCTGATTCTCAGCATCCAGGCTGAGCTTCACCACATTGTTTTTCTGGTCTGCCAGGACCGCAATCCGTTCCAGGGCTCCCAGGAACA from Leptolyngbya sp. 'hensonii' carries:
- a CDS encoding XisI protein, producing MDSLETYRQLVQKLLTEHANLVWDTRITAETIFDREQDRYQLVYVGWRGSERVYGTVLHVDLVDGKIWVQQDGTEVGIANKLVEHGVPKSDIVLGFDPPKMRHYTDFAVG
- a CDS encoding aminotransferase class V-fold PLP-dependent enzyme, producing MIYLGYHATTPVDRRVADRVYHFMTEEFGNSSSTDHEWGDRAETAIKQAAKQVADLIGASPREIVWTSGATESLNLAIQGSLAPNPTQPHRI
- a CDS encoding element excision factor XisH family protein, whose protein sequence is MHSRILYLAVPNDIYNRFFVTPFIKELVEQTELNLLIYDIDQVVIKRWIP
- a CDS encoding Uma2 family endonuclease encodes the protein MTYSPTQLLTVDQFVAQYGDDYRYELADGELIDMEPTGPHEAVSGKIATQIGIAIAQQHLPWFIPRTCLIRPFSESATARRPDVVVLDETMLSSEPRWEYEPLITLGRSIKLVVEVVSTNWETDYARKVEEYALLGIPEYWIADYRGLGGIAFIGKPKQPTFTVCQLHAEEYRQEQYRLGQFVHSPLLANLELRLDDILPR
- a CDS encoding element excision factor XisH family protein, whose product is MSARDAFHDIVRTALQRDGWIITHDPYPLQAGSFDLAIDLGAEKVIAAQQGDRKIAVEIKSFLGPSKITEFYGAMGQFIAYRAALQVQEQDRIREHPSFARLPSSPSPFSLFGRRGARFKVPLPFWERDLGRGLQKWDALSNSLSCGAK
- a CDS encoding FkbM family methyltransferase, giving the protein MVLQQLGKKVTHLIDLQRRRILIEQRRRTQPDVIELAGIKLPIGDHLSQGMREALYGEYYEQSEISILKNQLRPEDIVMEIGTCLGFLASYCAKTIGSDRVFSYEGNPALEAHIRHTYHLNQVNPTQSMCLIGEHHGEATFYIGPSLWSASIIQRDARFQPTQVPVKSFNQELERINPSFLIVDIEGGEYEFMQYARFNSVTKILMELHERVLGQEKIAAVKSQLLAAGFQIDPSQSDPDIIFLTR
- a CDS encoding WD40 repeat domain-containing protein — translated: MNVDRPSPDSAATPRNFDAVLGGETTAAIGSVVLGGFAGVQRRFAIADVGQRLAAVQEAIRYGQMGVELLILALQDESPVVQRAAYRLLRDRSEPIVHQALKSFNVYPLFTGLQTLKGGGMPAALSPDGMTIAVAGNKTIKIWDLQAGDLLYTVARQSTREFFVLGSGGSLLVRSPAGDPQRAEIRQSGELEYFLYGHEAPIRALALSPDRQWVATGGDDRTIRIWDVQTGKPVWTIGSALTQGTHRGTIAGLVFTPDHQTLISSSIDSTLKFWNLRTRERPRTLKVQGDVRSLVVSQDGRWLAGSCWRKIFLWNLATGQLTQTLEGHAANVWCLSFSPDGKVLASCDSYHPEIKLWAVKTGRIVHSLVGHEGIVSCLSFTAEGQRLVSCGADKKIRFWGVGDA
- a CDS encoding Uma2 family endonuclease → MTPERFVKLPPLENGDRLTRAEFECRYAAMPHLKKAELIEGVVYVSSPVCVIHSQPHADFMTWLGVYRAATPGVACYDNPTVRLDADNEPQPDAVLRLEQGGTSRISDDGYLEGAPELVVEIAASSASYDLHDKQRVYGRNGIQEYIVWRTYSQRIDWFYLEDGEYKPQFPDAAGILQSRQFLGLWLAVNALLAGNLAEVLQTLQQGIATPDHQTFVETLRFSIPKA